A region of the Sarcophilus harrisii chromosome 3, mSarHar1.11, whole genome shotgun sequence genome:
acacacactcacacacatacacacacacactcacacatactctctctcgcacacacacacacacacacacacacacacacactgaatccAAGAAGTGGAGAGGAAGCCATGGTTTCCATCAGTCCAAGGCAATCCCATGTCTAAGCAAAGGACCTGGCAAGGATCCTTTAAGCTCCATCTCCAAGACCACAAATAAGCCGCTGCCTGTTCCCGAGCTGACTTGGTTCCCGGGAGATAATAAAGACACTGAAAGGTGAAGGAGGAAGCCCTGCTGAGACAAGATGGGGCAGAAGAAAAGGTCAAATGTCTCTGGTTCTTATGtctcagaaaagaagaaataggtcAGGACTTAAACGAGCCTGGATGTCCTCCAAGGCTCCACAGCAACAtgtcccttcttcccccattaCTCTGCATCCTCCCCAGCCCTTCTAAGTCACTTAGGGACCAGCTTTCTTGGGAAGGACCGAGCTTTCTTAGCCCATGTGTGCACATTTAATGAGCCAATCAGCCCCATTGATTATGTCAATGAGGTCAGGGGGCACTGGGCTCATTCTGGCAGCTTCCAAGGAGGCAGCAGAACCGGAGCATCTGCACTGCCAAGAGAGACTGGGCTCGGGGCATCCCTGTGTAGTGTAGGTGGGAGAGGTGCCCGGGCAGGGAGCCCCCCCAcactcattttctctccctttttcactTCCTCCTTTCCCAAGCGTAGGCCCCTAAGCCATCCTCATGGCCGGCTTCAGTGGGTTCATGGAAACACAGTGGACCAGGGAGGAGGACACACATTCAGTGAGGCTTGTGCCAAAATTCTGAATGGCTCAATCCTCGGGTGCATCTCCCCTGGACTCAGAAAGTGAGCTGGTGTCGCCCACAAAACAGCAGTCAGGGAGGAGAGAGGTCATTCGCTCTCTGAAAGTCATGAAAGTCATTATTGTTCTGATCAAAAATATTTCCGCTGACCCTGAAGTCTTATTCAATAGTAACAAAAGAAAGAggctccccccccccaaggaaATCCCTCCCATCCCCTGGGCCTGGACTGGCCTCTCcgtccaccccccaccccccacccccccaggaAATGATCCGTCCAAAGAAAGAGCTTAGAACAAAGTCAAACTGAAGGCAGTTGGTTTGATGGGTTTATTTTCAGAGGTCCCTGAAGGAGGGCAGAGTTCATACAGCCACTGTGAGCATGAAGGTGGGAATGATTCTCTTTCCTTGGGAAAATGATGCACACAGCCCCGGGGGTCTTCTCAGCCCTTCAGCTTCCACCTCAACATCCCATGGCTTCTCTGGGAAAAGTTCTCACGAACAAGTTGGGCACCCGGAGCTATTCGGCCAAAGTGGGGAGAGGGCAGGAGAGTCTGGGAAGAAGCCCATAGGAAGGGTGCTCACAAGCCCAGAAGTCAGAAGGTGCTCAGGTAGCCTTCGGAAAGACTGAAGAGAAGGATGGGGAAATGCTAATACTATGAATGAAACTTAATCTTTATGTCCAGTCGTGTGTGTCCACATGTGAACCCACATCACTGGGCTAGTTCCATTCTGAGAGTCCCTAAATATTTGCCATCCCACAGCACCTGACGAGGCTCTTTCTAAAGGAGCCCAGTGACCCCAAGAGTCACCATCAGGACCACAAATACAATTACAATGCAAAGGGAAAGGAGCAGGAGCAGCTTCCCCCTTTTAGAGGCCGGCTGCTGGTACTGGGCCGAGTTGTGGGGCCTTCTGGGAAGGGCCTTTGAGACCTTGCCGTCCGATTGGCTCGGGCAAGAGATGCCCACCAAGCAGGCCTCGCAGTTCCCGGCATCGTGCGGCCCAGCGACGAGGATTTCTCTCAAAGGGTCCTCTCTGGGGACGGGAGCGCCAGCACTTTCCCGATAGCACTTCAGCAGAATGCGGACCACCAGGCATCCCAGGATCTTCTCGATGCCCTCCGGGCTGAACTCGGGCTCCTCAAACAGAGCCGTGCTGCACCTCTGGCAGCGCTGGGCAAAGACCCTCATCTTGACCCGGCCGTAGGGTTCCTTCAGGCACATCCAGAAGAGAATCAGCACTTGGGCAGAGACCCAGCTGCGCCCACACAAGGAGCACCGAAACCTGAGGTAGACGAGAGCGATCAGGGGTCTGTCCCAAGTGGTCCCGGAACAGCGGGATCATAGTTAGATCTACATCTATAGCCATGTACATATAATTATAGAGGGTGAGCTGGAGCTGAGCTCAAGAATACGACATGGGCAGCTttgtggaggatggactggaaagAGGCAGGAGGTCGGGGGAAGCCCCAAGCCGTATCACGCAGGTGAGGGGGGGGCGACCTGGGGAAGTTGAGGGGCAAGAAGGAACTGAACACAAGAGAGAGGCTGAATTACAAGACTCTTAGACCAGAGATGATGGCTCCAGTcatgccctccccccccccccaggatgaTGGGGAGGAAACCGTGTACTCAGATATAAACCTCCAGGTGGGATGGAGCGATTAGCAGTGGTTTGCAAGGGGACAATTCCTGTCAACCAAGGTCACAAAAGCTTATCCTCCTCCGCGAGTCTCCCCAGATCAGCACAGCCAAGGGACCTGACTGTTATTTCCCAGCATCCTGGGACTGGCTCCTCAGGAGTAAATGAGGTCCTTGGGCTTGATGGTTTATAATGACCCCCTCAGACCCTGATCCATCAACTTCTGATTAACGGATAAGGACTTGGAAGGTAAACTCATCAAATCTGCAGATGAGCCAAAGCTTGGACTGATGCAAGGGATGAGAGATGGAGGATCCAGCCCCGACAGGTGAGAGCCCGGGGCCAAACCCATCAAGACAAAATTCCACTCATTGAAAAGAGAAAGTATCCTGCAATTGTCCTCGAGGATCTGGACTGCAAGCTGGAGGTGAGCCAGCGGTGAGCAGAAAACAACAAAGCTCACACAAGCTCGTGTGCTTTCAGCaataagaaggaatgattatccTACTGCCCTCTGCCCTCATCAGTCCTTATCTGGAGTACTAAGTTCAGGTCTAGACGCCGCAATTACCCTGAATGACATGTAATTATAGAACCTCCCTTCCGGCAGAGGGGAGAGCCTCCAAGGAGTGGGATGCTGGCCCTGCTGGGGGACACCTTGGGTTGTCCTGGTTACATTTGCTGGAAGGCCTGAGGTTTTTTGGCtctgtcttttttattcttcttgttaTAATCATATTCCTCCTTGTCCTTTTAAAGcttttattcttcttattatGATCATGTTCCTCCTTGTCCCTTCAAAGCAAGTTTCTATAATCAGGGCAGGCGACCAGTAGAAGTTTTGTAAGTATGATACTAAATCTATTAATTAATAGACTGAACTGGAACATCTCTGAGTTACTATAATAGGAGACAAGTATGAAAAATCTTACAACTTTAATCTGTATTTGTTGTCAAACTATAATATGGGATATAATAATATTCTCCTAAGGGAAAGAGTTGATGAACAAAGTAATGAAACAAAGAAAGTTTTCTAATTACATGGAATAGTAAATTTCAAGAAAGCAACAGGATTTctctgaaaactatatttacatctatatatatttcaCTTCCAAATGTATCTAGCATGAAAATGCGAGCTTTGAGTATGTTAAGTTTCCGAAACTGAATTtaagaattttacatataaaatttaattgataATTGCAAAGAAAGTGaaatccttttttccattttaaagtagctgatcattttaaaagacagaagggttcattttacaaatcagttctcatgaatcttttttttaagattcttatATCAGGCTTGGATAAATCTAAAAACAGCAGGTGGTATATAAAACCAGAGTCTTCAAACTCACAGGTGAATTATGGTTTCCTAATTTCATGTCCCTTTTAACAGCTCTATTGTGAAAAGGATTAGTTCCGTGAGACTCAAACTAGTTTTCAGCACATGAATCAGTTAATAGAAAATCAGCTTTAAGAGCCTGAACTCAGTTGCATTAAGTCTCATTGCTGGTCGATTTTAGAATGATCTAGGAACCTCTAGGAGTGATTCCAAATCAGAGCCGCTTTCAGAGTTGCCCTGAGAATATTGTCCACGAGAAAATGTTTGCAAAGACCACACAACCCTATCTGGGATTCAAGACAAGGTAATGATTAAATGGATGTTGGGAGTGGGTTACTAGGCTACAAGGAGATTGGAtgctatttaatattaatattaatattaatattaataataataatatcatcattATGTTGCTTTGACTTTTTGATCCACAGCACTTGTGTTTGCTAAAGTCTTTTTGACCATCTTGGGACATGTAAATCTCCCTTCTCAAAAGTAATCCACGGTGAGTCTTCCAAGTAATTGGATCGGTAACCTgacttgtgtgattctaattatgGATACAGGAAAAAACCTTGTAGATTTGGTTTTTAGATAAGTGATCCATGAGGGAAATGGCTGCCTTTCTCCTCCATGAATCAAAAGGGAGAATTGGAGGAATTAGAATGGCAAGTGATAGTGGGAATTGAGTAAATCACGCTGACTCTCTCGTGATTCAATTCTGAAACTCACTCAGTTtcatttctattcaattatgaatCTGGTCCAATCTGTGTCTTGCGAGAAAATTTATTCAGTTGTGGGAACGGAGATAAGGATGTActgcattgtttgaacctagcccTGCATGGCTGGGAAGCTGAACCACCTTTCTCTGCTGCTTAGAGACCCCTAATTAAGGACCTTGGTTATGCTGACCAAACCCCAGTTGGACCCAAAAACTGATACAAAAGGTTTTCTCACATTTATACATTAAGCAAAATATATATCTAATTTGAAAACTGGCCCCCTACCAgtcaatggattttttaaaatccaatacAGATGCTTGCGGGGAGGAGACGTCTCTTTTTCTGATTTGAGGGAACTGCACCTGTTTATTCTCCCCCTCCATCTTGTACAGTCCTAATCTTGCCTCCAGTTAGAAATCAGATTGTCTGATTTTGTGTCCAgattaattgttttcctttaattCATTGGTCTGGTTTGATTGTTTTCAATGCATAGAAACTTTTCTCCCCTGATTTGGGCGCCAGTGCCAAGCCGAGGGGGCCTGTTCCCCAGTG
Encoded here:
- the RTP4 gene encoding receptor-transporting protein 4, with translation MIKDMDLWEQTFQRIIREKKPHHRWKLKVDDNLEVKSLRPGWKQYTQKGLARFRCSLCGRSWVSAQVLILFWMCLKEPYGRVKMRVFAQRCQRCSTALFEEPEFSPEGIEKILGCLVVRILLKCYRESAGAPVPREDPLREILVAGPHDAGNCEACLVGISCPSQSDGKVSKALPRRPHNSAQYQQPASKRGKLLLLLSLCIVIVFVVLMVTLGVTGLL